In the genome of Candidatus Effluviviaceae Genus V sp., the window TGGAGTCAGGCAAGGCGAAGTTCGTTGTTCGTGAGAATCGGTAGAAGGGACCCCTGGTTCATGAGGCAGCTCACGCAGAAGCTCAAGGAAGGCAAGCCGCGCATTCTCGACGTCCCGACGCCGGTCGTCGCGCCAGGGACCGTGCTCGTGAGGTCTCACTTCTCGGTCATCAGTGCCGGCACCGAGTCGAGCACCGTGAGCGCCGCGAGGAAGAGCTACATCGGGAAGGCGAAGGAGCGTCCGGCGCAGGCCAGGCAGGTGCTCGAGACGCTCAAGACGAAGGGCGTCGTCCAGACCTACAGGGCCGTCATGAAGAAGCTCGACGCGCACTCGCCCCTGGGTTACAGCTGCGCGGGCGAGGTCGTCGAGGTCGCGCCCGACGTCACTGCATTCGCGCCCGGGGACCGCGTCGCCTGCGGGGGAGCCGGATATGCCAATCACGCCGAGTACGTCGTCGTCCCTTCGAACCTCTGTGTGAAACTCCCCGAGGATGCGAGGCTCGACCGCGCCGCCTACAACACAGTCGGCGCGATCGCTCTTCAGGGTCTTCGCCAAGCCGACCTCCGCCTCGGCGAGACCGTCATCGTGATCGGTCTGGGGCTCCTTGGACAGCTGACCGGTCTGATGGCCCGCGCCGCCGGTCAGAAGGTCATCGGCATCGACGTCCGCGAGGAGCCCGTCGAGCTGGCGAGGGAGCACTGCGCGGACGCTGCCTTCACGACCGGCGCGCCCGGTCTCGCGCAGAAGGTGCACGAGCTGACCGACGGCATCGGAGCCGACGCCGTCATCATCACGGCCGCCACGTCGAGCGACCAGCCGATCAACATGGCCGGCGAGCTTCTCAAGAGGAAGGGCGTCGTCGTCATCGTGGGGAACGTCCCGACGGACTTCGAGCGCGACACGTACTACAAGAAGGAGCTCGATCTCCGCATGTCCTGTTCGTACGGTCCCGGACGTTACGATCCGGACTACGAAGAGGGCGGCCATGACTACCCGGTCGACTACGTCCGGTGGACCGAGAACCGGAACATGCAGGCCTTCCAGGACCTGATCCACACCGGCCGCATAGATCTCGACTACATCACGACCCATCGCTTCTCGCTGGAGGACGCGCCGAAGGCCTACGACCTCATTCTCGATGGCGACGAGCAGTATCTCGGCATGCTCATCGAATACGACGTGACGAAGCCCGCACCGTCGAATCGAATCGAGACCGGCGGGACGAAGACCGACGGGGACATCAACGTCGCCTTCATAGGAGCCGGAAGCTACGCGATGAACAACCTGCTACCGAACGTGGGTGAGAAGGGCGTGTCGCTGAAGGGCGTTATGACCGCGACCGGGACGGGCGCGAGGTCGGTGGCCGACCGCTACGGCTTCGAGTTCTGCACATCCAACGACGCCGACATTTGGGATGATGGGTCGATTGACACGGTCTTCGTCGCGACGCGGCACGACACGCATGCCGAGTACGTGATGAAGGCCTTGAAGGCGGGGCGGAACGTCTTCGTCGAGAAGCCGCTCTGCCTCACGGTCGAGGAACTCGAGGAGATCGCAGGTGAACTCAGAGAGCCGGCGAGCGGCGAGAAACCTCCGATGCTCATGGTCGGCTACAATCGTCGGTTCTCGCCGCTGACCGTCGCACTGAAGGAGCGTCTGGGCGAGGGACCCATGTCGATGATCTACCGCGTCAACGCCGGCTCGATGCCCGCCGACAAGTGGATGCAGCAGCCGGAGATCGGCGGAGGACGGATCATCGGCGAGGCGTGTCACTTCGTCGACTATCTCATCTTCATGAACGGCTCGCTCCCGGTCGAGGTCTACGCGACCCAGATGGAGGAGCCGGAGCACCTCGGCGACACTGTCAACATCTCGCTCCGATTCGAGAACGGCTCCATCGGGACCGTTTCGTACTTCGCGAACGGCGGGAAGTCGCTGCCGAAGGAGTACATCGAGATCTACAGGGCGGGCACGACAGCCGTGCTGAACGACTTCAAGGAACTCAGAATCTACGGCAGCGGAAAGCCCTCGGTCAAGCGGCTCGCGTCACAGAACAAGGGCCAGCCTCAGATGATGAAGGCCGTCCTCGGCGCCATCCGGGAGGGCGGGCGGTCGCCGATCCCCTTCGATGAGCTCTACGCAGGCACGCTCATGACCCTGAAGGCGATCGAGTGCTTCACGACGCGCCAGGTCTTCAGGACATCCTGAGGCGGGGAGACGCAATGTCGCTCGGGGTGACGCTCGTCGGCCACTACCCGCCGCCGTTCGGCGGGGTCGCCACGCTTCTCACGCAGATGGAATCGGCCCTCCAGAGTGCCGGGTGTCGCGTGGAGATCTTCAACCTCGGACACGGCAGGCCCGACGGGGCGAACGTCACGAGCTTCGACACGTCCAACAGGATGCGAGAGGTCCTCGAGCTTCGGTCGGCCGTCGCGGCGTCCGACAGCGACGTTTTCCACTACATCTCAGCCAGCTATCGTTCCTTCTGGCTGGGCTCGGTGTTCGCGACGCTGACCGCCATGCAGGGGCGCCGTCTCGTGATGTCGTTCGTCGGGGGCGCGTTTCCGGATTTCATCGCCACGCTCTCGCCTGTGAAGCGCTGGTGGGCGCGAGCGACGCTCTCCCGTGCAGCGGCGCTGGTCGCATGCAACGACGAGATCGCGGAGGTGCTGGGGTCGTTTCGCGTGCGCCCGGAGATCCACCGCATAACGAACAGCTTCCCCATGACGGGGGAGGGAGAGCCGCTTCCGGAGGATGTCGAGACGTTCGTCGAACGGCATTCCCCCGTTGTCAGCACGACGGGCGCGGCGGCCCCGGAGTACGGACTGACGGGTGCGGTGCGGGCCATCTCGGACGTGCGGGAGAGGCGCCCGGACGTGGGGTTCGTCATGGTGCTCACGCGCTACGGCACCGATGAGCACGAGGCCGAGATCGTCCGTGCGATCGAGGAGGAGGACCTCGAGAGCAACGTGTTCGTGACGAGAGGGCTGCCCGACTTCACGACCCTTCTCGGTCGGTCGGACGTCTTCCTGCGGAGCACGCTCGTCGACGGGGACTCCATGTCGGTCCGCGAGGCGCTCGCGACCGGCCTGCCGACGGTCGCGAGCGATACGGCCTTCCGGCCCGAGGGGGTCATCGAGTATCGTAAGGGTGACGTCGACGACATGGCTTCGAAGCTCGAGCACGCGTTCGACCGTGGGACCGCCGACGCGAGACTGGCCCGGGAAGAGGGCGAGAGGAACCTCGAGGCGCTGCTCGAAGTCTACCGAAGCGTCGTGGACGG includes:
- a CDS encoding zinc-binding dehydrogenase, with amino-acid sequence MRQLTQKLKEGKPRILDVPTPVVAPGTVLVRSHFSVISAGTESSTVSAARKSYIGKAKERPAQARQVLETLKTKGVVQTYRAVMKKLDAHSPLGYSCAGEVVEVAPDVTAFAPGDRVACGGAGYANHAEYVVVPSNLCVKLPEDARLDRAAYNTVGAIALQGLRQADLRLGETVIVIGLGLLGQLTGLMARAAGQKVIGIDVREEPVELAREHCADAAFTTGAPGLAQKVHELTDGIGADAVIITAATSSDQPINMAGELLKRKGVVVIVGNVPTDFERDTYYKKELDLRMSCSYGPGRYDPDYEEGGHDYPVDYVRWTENRNMQAFQDLIHTGRIDLDYITTHRFSLEDAPKAYDLILDGDEQYLGMLIEYDVTKPAPSNRIETGGTKTDGDINVAFIGAGSYAMNNLLPNVGEKGVSLKGVMTATGTGARSVADRYGFEFCTSNDADIWDDGSIDTVFVATRHDTHAEYVMKALKAGRNVFVEKPLCLTVEELEEIAGELREPASGEKPPMLMVGYNRRFSPLTVALKERLGEGPMSMIYRVNAGSMPADKWMQQPEIGGGRIIGEACHFVDYLIFMNGSLPVEVYATQMEEPEHLGDTVNISLRFENGSIGTVSYFANGGKSLPKEYIEIYRAGTTAVLNDFKELRIYGSGKPSVKRLASQNKGQPQMMKAVLGAIREGGRSPIPFDELYAGTLMTLKAIECFTTRQVFRTS
- a CDS encoding glycosyltransferase — translated: MSLGVTLVGHYPPPFGGVATLLTQMESALQSAGCRVEIFNLGHGRPDGANVTSFDTSNRMREVLELRSAVAASDSDVFHYISASYRSFWLGSVFATLTAMQGRRLVMSFVGGAFPDFIATLSPVKRWWARATLSRAAALVACNDEIAEVLGSFRVRPEIHRITNSFPMTGEGEPLPEDVETFVERHSPVVSTTGAAAPEYGLTGAVRAISDVRERRPDVGFVMVLTRYGTDEHEAEIVRAIEEEDLESNVFVTRGLPDFTTLLGRSDVFLRSTLVDGDSMSVREALATGLPTVASDTAFRPEGVIEYRKGDVDDMASKLEHAFDRGTADARLAREEGERNLEALLEVYRSVVDGATRGAA